A stretch of Opisthocomus hoazin isolate bOpiHoa1 chromosome 36, bOpiHoa1.hap1, whole genome shotgun sequence DNA encodes these proteins:
- the LOC142365339 gene encoding uncharacterized protein LOC142365339 yields MCPKCWRGTFGTNEQLQKGILLPPKGLHFSFCAFQAALFALWCGLQLYRCRLVQPTALRLRSAATQSPPSAFLCASQMPLPSSPLRIGSSGLPPCPQQEEAGGRTGHTRRFGSGVPPVEVGLRAAPGQAQPVPVPSPRDAARHSCCPSEELLAPELPPSRGAHVTAAPACVELLGQEETCGDARQGVTHGETDAGGATEEDTRGGLWKGTLLGTRSGPQALHGSTGEVPLQSTACGVCRSPAGAERTGERQAAAEGQRERHRAAHTNHPTAMQKVPCRPSPPGRHEVGPQGTQSRDERRGNQAGHSEGVVAECA; encoded by the coding sequence atgtgccctaagtGCTGGCGTGGGACATTCGGGACAAacgagcagctgcaaaagggtattttattgcctcccaagggcctccatttctccttttgtgctttccaggccgctctgtttgcactctggtgtggcttgcagctctacaggtgccgtttggtgcagcccacagccctccgtctGCGCTCGGCTGCCACCCAGagccctccctctgcctttctctgtgcctcacaaatgcctttaccctcttctcccctcaggattggctccagtggcctcccaccctgtcctcaacaagaggaagctgggggacgcaccgggcacacacggcgctttgggtctggggtcccccctgtggaggtcggcctgcgagctgccccgggccaagcacagccagttccagtcccctcaccacgcgacgctgcgcgccacagctgctgcccatcagaggagctgctggcaccagagctgccaccaagcagaggagcccatgtcactgctgctccggcctgtgtggagctgctggggcaggaggagacctgtggggatgcacggcagggggtcacgcatggggagacagacgcaggaggggccacagaagaagacacacgaggaggcctgtggaaggggacactgctggggacgcgctctggcccgcaggcgctccatggcagcacgggcgaggttcctctgcagtccacagcctgcggcgtgtgcaggagtcctgctggagcagaaagaacaggcgagaggcaagcggcagcagaagggcagagggaaaggcacagagcagcccacacaaaccatcccacagcaatgcagaaagtcccgtgccgcccATCACCTCCCGGGAGGCACGAGGTGGGACCGCAGGGgacgcagagcagagacgagcgcaggggaaaccaagcagggcacagcgagggggtcgtggctgaaTGTGCCTGA